One genomic segment of Bacteroides caccae includes these proteins:
- a CDS encoding cyclically-permuted mutarotase family protein: protein MKKILLLFVCLFVCWVLSAQQRIKVACVGNSITYGTGLSDRATQSYPVKLQKLLGERYEVENFGKPGATLLNQGHRPYTRQEEYRKALDFAGDIVVIHLGINDTDPRNWPNYRDFFVKDYLKLIDTFREANPAVRIIIARMTPIADRHIRFLSGTRDWHGEIQTAIETVARYAGVQLIDFHEPLYPYPYLLPDAVHPAAEGAAIMARTVYSAITGDYGGLKLSPLYTDNMILQRDTPLKVHGIANAGEQVTVCIDRQQWITKAAPDGKWSVKLSPLKAGGPYTLTISTPHRILKYTNVLIGEVWLCSGQSNMEFMLRQTITGKKDIPQAADEQLRLYDMKARWRTDAVQWDASVLDSLNHLQYYKETEWEICTPANAAHFSAIAYYFGQMLRDSLKVPVGLICNAIGGSPTESWIDRNTLEYQFPAILKDWTRNDFIQDWVRGRAALNVKLSKEKFQRHPYEPCYLYESGIRPLEQYPVRGVIWYQGESNAHNCEAHEKLFKLLVGSWRKNWKNEDLPFYYVQLSSIARPSWPWFRDSQRRMMAEIPNTGMAVSSDYGDSLDVHPRNKKPVGERLARWALNKTYGMHDVLPSGPLFCRADFCEDVVYVTFDYGKGLKSSDGGPLRTFEVAETDGVYYPAVAEIINGQIKVYSEQVKRPRYIRYGWQPFTRANLVNEAGLPASTFRAEAPESFVADLHLQRMEGFPKSEKGLKSGVSACYAGMLNGKLLLAGGCNFPGIPADEGGKKKYYQGIYVAEMNPDTVFVWNKVGELPVSAAYGVSVSCSDGIICIGGTDGQDALTSVYKIRWDEKSEKNGKNKKKGKVVIETLPALPYALDNMCGTLIGEQLFIAGGNRNGKPSNSFLRLDLTNLSVGWHELPEYPGDARTQAVCAGQRRGDDYRFYLWGGFAPSTEGKPATLSTSGYCYSSVSRRWMPVATPKGSDGEVVSLGGGAAVALNDSLVLCTGGVNKDIFLAALRCPEKDYLLHPVEWYKFNDRILVYNINLDIWQEVARTSLVARAGAALVGWDKTYYNINGELKPGVRTPEIIKITVE, encoded by the coding sequence ATGAAAAAGATTTTACTATTATTCGTCTGTCTGTTCGTTTGTTGGGTGTTGTCTGCCCAGCAACGGATAAAGGTTGCATGTGTAGGAAACAGTATTACCTATGGTACAGGATTATCTGACCGTGCAACACAATCTTATCCTGTGAAGTTGCAAAAGCTGCTGGGAGAACGTTATGAAGTCGAGAACTTCGGGAAACCTGGCGCTACCCTGCTTAATCAGGGACATCGCCCTTATACCCGACAGGAAGAATATCGGAAAGCATTGGATTTTGCAGGAGATATTGTTGTCATTCATTTGGGTATCAATGATACCGACCCTCGCAATTGGCCTAACTACCGTGATTTTTTTGTGAAAGATTATTTGAAGCTGATTGATACATTCCGTGAGGCCAATCCCGCTGTACGGATTATCATTGCACGAATGACTCCGATTGCCGACCGCCATATCCGTTTTTTGTCGGGAACCCGTGATTGGCATGGAGAGATACAAACGGCTATTGAAACGGTGGCACGCTATGCCGGGGTACAGTTAATCGATTTCCACGAACCGCTTTATCCATATCCTTATCTTTTGCCGGACGCTGTTCATCCTGCTGCTGAAGGGGCTGCGATAATGGCGAGAACAGTTTACTCGGCTATCACCGGAGATTATGGAGGCTTGAAATTATCTCCGCTTTATACGGATAATATGATTCTTCAGCGCGATACTCCTTTGAAGGTTCATGGGATAGCCAATGCAGGAGAGCAAGTAACAGTTTGCATAGACCGCCAGCAGTGGATTACAAAGGCTGCACCGGACGGTAAATGGTCCGTGAAATTATCACCGTTGAAAGCGGGAGGACCTTATACGCTAACAATTTCTACCCCTCATAGAATCTTGAAATATACAAATGTCTTGATAGGAGAGGTTTGGTTATGCTCCGGTCAGTCGAATATGGAATTTATGTTACGGCAGACTATTACCGGCAAAAAAGACATTCCTCAAGCTGCCGACGAACAGTTACGTTTGTATGACATGAAAGCGCGCTGGCGCACGGACGCAGTGCAATGGGACGCTTCCGTTCTCGATTCCTTGAATCATCTTCAATATTATAAGGAGACCGAATGGGAAATTTGTACTCCTGCCAATGCTGCCCATTTCTCTGCAATCGCTTATTATTTCGGTCAGATGTTGCGGGATAGCTTGAAGGTTCCGGTGGGGTTGATCTGTAATGCTATCGGCGGTTCACCCACCGAATCATGGATTGACCGGAATACGTTGGAATATCAATTCCCGGCTATATTAAAAGATTGGACGCGTAATGACTTTATACAGGACTGGGTACGTGGAAGAGCTGCATTGAATGTTAAACTCTCGAAGGAGAAGTTTCAGCGCCACCCTTATGAACCTTGTTATTTATACGAGTCCGGTATTCGGCCGTTGGAGCAATATCCCGTCAGAGGTGTGATCTGGTATCAGGGGGAATCAAACGCTCATAATTGCGAAGCTCATGAGAAGCTCTTTAAACTCTTAGTCGGTAGTTGGCGTAAGAACTGGAAGAATGAGGATTTGCCATTCTATTATGTACAGCTTTCCAGTATAGCTCGTCCTTCGTGGCCGTGGTTCCGTGACAGCCAGCGTAGAATGATGGCTGAAATTCCGAATACCGGTATGGCAGTATCAAGTGATTATGGTGATTCGTTGGATGTACATCCTAGAAATAAAAAACCGGTTGGAGAACGCTTGGCTCGCTGGGCATTGAATAAAACTTATGGAATGCATGATGTGTTGCCTTCCGGACCCTTATTTTGTCGGGCCGATTTTTGTGAAGATGTCGTATATGTTACTTTTGATTACGGCAAGGGGTTGAAGAGTTCGGACGGTGGTCCTTTGCGTACGTTTGAAGTTGCCGAGACAGACGGCGTTTATTATCCCGCAGTTGCCGAAATAATAAACGGTCAGATAAAAGTATATAGCGAACAAGTGAAACGTCCGCGATATATCCGTTATGGCTGGCAACCTTTCACACGTGCAAATTTGGTGAATGAGGCAGGTTTGCCCGCGTCAACTTTTCGTGCGGAAGCGCCCGAATCTTTTGTTGCCGATCTCCATTTACAAAGAATGGAGGGATTTCCTAAGTCGGAGAAAGGACTTAAATCAGGAGTCTCTGCCTGTTATGCAGGAATGCTGAATGGGAAACTGCTGTTGGCAGGAGGTTGTAATTTTCCCGGAATCCCCGCCGATGAAGGAGGAAAAAAGAAATACTATCAGGGGATTTATGTAGCAGAGATGAATCCAGATACAGTGTTTGTCTGGAATAAAGTTGGAGAACTTCCCGTTTCTGCCGCTTATGGCGTTTCTGTATCCTGTTCGGATGGAATCATCTGTATAGGAGGAACTGACGGTCAGGATGCACTAACTTCTGTTTATAAAATCCGCTGGGATGAGAAAAGCGAAAAGAATGGGAAAAATAAGAAGAAAGGGAAAGTCGTCATCGAAACATTACCGGCTTTACCTTATGCTCTAGATAATATGTGTGGGACGCTAATTGGGGAACAACTATTCATAGCCGGAGGAAATAGAAACGGAAAGCCATCCAATTCCTTCCTCCGACTCGATTTAACTAATCTTTCTGTAGGCTGGCATGAGTTACCGGAATATCCCGGAGATGCACGTACACAAGCCGTTTGTGCCGGCCAGCGTAGGGGAGACGACTACCGTTTCTATTTATGGGGAGGATTTGCTCCTTCTACGGAAGGAAAACCGGCAACACTTTCCACAAGTGGTTACTGTTATTCTTCCGTATCTCGGCGATGGATGCCTGTAGCTACTCCGAAAGGAAGTGACGGAGAGGTTGTATCTTTAGGGGGGGGAGCTGCCGTTGCATTAAATGATAGCTTGGTATTATGTACAGGTGGAGTAAACAAAGACATATTTCTAGCGGCTCTACGGTGTCCTGAAAAAGATTACCTCCTTCATCCGGTAGAATGGTATAAGTTTAATGACCGTATATTGGTCTATAATATCAATCTGGACATCTGGCAGGAAGTTGCCCGTACATCGCTGGTAGCGCGTGCCGGAGCTGCGTTAGTGGGGTGGGATAAAACATATTATAATATTAATGGAGAATTGAAGCCCGGTGTCCGTACTCCGGAAATTATAAAAATAACGGTCGAATAA
- a CDS encoding beta-mannosidase, whose amino-acid sequence MILNLTGKKAQIACGLLCCCSMAYAQSNDNSEVVLLHTGWEFSQAGTELWRTAEVPGTVHQDLIHHKLLPSPFYGMNEQKIQWVENEDWEYRTSFTVTMEQLERDDAQLIFEGLDTYADVYLNGSLLLKSDNMFVGYSLPVKPQLRLGENLLHIYFHSPIRQTLPQYASNGFNYPADNDHHEKHLSVFSRKAPYSYGWDWGIRMVTSGIWRPVKIRFYDAASINDYHIKQLSLTEHSAELSNELEINNILPQSIQAEIRINYSFEKGEETVISRSVTLQPGLNSIHIPSEVLSPVRWMPNGWGKPALYDFSAQVVFDGKVVAEQSHRIGLRTVRLVNEKDADGESFYFEVNGIPMFAKGANYIPQDALLPSVTTERYQTLFRDIKEANMNVVRIWGGGTYEDDRFYDLADENGILVWQDFMFACTPYPSDPTFLKRVEEEACYNIRRLRNHPSLAMWCGNNEILEALKYWGYQKKYTPEIYQEMMSGYDKLFRELLPAKVKELDADRFYIHSSPYLANWGRPESWGIGDSHNWGVWYGQKPFESLDTDLPRFMSEFGFQSFPEMKTIATFAAPGDYQIESEVMNAHQKSSIGNALIRTYMERDYIVPEKFEDFVYVGLVLQGQGMRHGLEAHRRNRPYCMGTLYWQLNDSWPVVSWSSIDYYGNWKALHYQAKRAFAPIHINPIQRNDSLCVYLLSDRLDTLEKMTLEMKVIDFEGKKISKPMLLKSLSVPANTSQCVYRTKLDALLSSTKRPLSEELLHCFMLLTLKDKSGHVVDETVYFFAKTKDLLLPETTISYKMKQTDGECELTLLSPVLAKDVFIEVPLQGARFSDNFFDLLPGERKTILITSPQIKKGEELPLTVKHIRETYN is encoded by the coding sequence ATGATATTGAATTTGACAGGAAAAAAGGCTCAGATAGCATGCGGACTACTATGTTGTTGCAGCATGGCGTATGCACAGAGTAATGACAATTCAGAAGTTGTACTTCTACACACAGGCTGGGAATTTTCTCAAGCAGGAACAGAACTATGGCGAACGGCAGAAGTGCCCGGTACAGTACATCAGGACCTTATTCACCACAAATTACTTCCTTCTCCTTTTTATGGAATGAATGAACAGAAGATTCAATGGGTGGAAAACGAAGATTGGGAATACCGCACTTCTTTTACCGTTACAATGGAACAATTGGAGCGGGATGATGCCCAGCTCATCTTTGAAGGTCTTGATACCTATGCAGATGTTTATCTCAACGGTTCCTTACTGTTAAAGTCCGATAATATGTTTGTCGGTTATTCGTTACCTGTAAAGCCACAACTTCGTCTAGGGGAAAACTTACTCCATATATATTTCCATTCACCTATCCGGCAAACTCTTCCTCAATATGCCTCCAACGGATTCAACTATCCGGCGGATAATGACCACCATGAGAAACATCTGAGTGTGTTCTCCCGTAAAGCTCCTTACAGTTACGGTTGGGATTGGGGAATCCGTATGGTAACTAGTGGTATTTGGCGTCCGGTAAAAATTCGTTTTTATGACGCCGCTTCCATTAATGATTATCATATCAAGCAACTGTCGCTGACAGAACACTCTGCCGAACTATCTAATGAACTGGAAATAAACAATATACTTCCTCAATCGATTCAAGCAGAAATACGGATTAATTATTCATTTGAAAAAGGAGAAGAAACTGTAATTAGCCGTTCTGTCACTTTGCAACCCGGACTCAACTCTATCCATATCCCTTCCGAAGTCCTGTCTCCGGTACGCTGGATGCCGAATGGTTGGGGCAAACCGGCTTTGTATGATTTCTCTGCTCAAGTTGTCTTTGACGGTAAAGTGGTAGCCGAGCAATCCCACCGTATCGGTTTACGTACCGTCCGGTTGGTGAACGAGAAAGATGCGGACGGAGAATCTTTCTATTTTGAAGTGAATGGCATTCCGATGTTCGCCAAAGGTGCCAACTATATACCACAGGACGCTCTATTGCCCTCTGTGACTACCGAACGCTATCAGACATTGTTCCGTGATATCAAAGAGGCCAACATGAATGTAGTCCGTATATGGGGTGGAGGAACGTATGAAGACGATCGTTTCTATGATTTGGCGGATGAAAACGGCATCTTGGTTTGGCAGGACTTTATGTTCGCTTGTACCCCTTATCCGTCTGACCCTACATTCTTGAAGCGGGTAGAGGAGGAAGCTTGCTACAACATCCGCCGTCTTCGCAACCACCCTTCGCTGGCTATGTGGTGTGGCAACAATGAGATATTGGAAGCCTTGAAATATTGGGGGTATCAGAAAAAATACACTCCGGAAATCTATCAGGAAATGATGTCCGGTTACGACAAACTCTTCCGTGAACTACTTCCCGCCAAGGTGAAAGAACTCGATGCTGACCGCTTTTATATCCATAGCTCCCCTTATCTAGCCAACTGGGGACGTCCCGAATCATGGGGAATAGGCGATAGCCATAATTGGGGTGTTTGGTACGGACAGAAACCTTTTGAATCATTGGATACCGACTTGCCACGTTTCATGAGCGAATTTGGTTTCCAATCCTTCCCTGAGATGAAAACTATTGCTACATTCGCAGCTCCTGGAGATTATCAAATCGAATCGGAAGTGATGAATGCCCACCAAAAGAGTAGTATTGGCAATGCTTTGATCCGTACTTACATGGAACGTGACTATATCGTACCTGAGAAATTTGAGGACTTTGTATACGTCGGACTGGTTTTGCAAGGCCAGGGAATGCGTCATGGCTTGGAAGCTCACCGTCGTAACCGTCCTTATTGCATGGGTACTCTATACTGGCAGTTGAACGATAGCTGGCCCGTCGTTTCATGGTCGAGTATCGACTATTATGGTAACTGGAAAGCTTTGCATTATCAGGCGAAACGTGCTTTTGCTCCTATTCATATCAACCCTATTCAGCGGAATGACAGCTTATGTGTCTACCTTCTTTCCGATCGCCTTGATACGTTGGAGAAAATGACATTAGAAATGAAAGTCATAGACTTTGAGGGAAAAAAGATCAGTAAACCGATGCTCTTGAAATCTTTGTCGGTTCCTGCAAATACCTCTCAATGTGTATATCGGACAAAACTTGACGCCTTACTGTCTTCGACAAAACGCCCGCTTTCGGAAGAACTCCTCCACTGCTTCATGCTGCTTACCTTGAAAGACAAATCCGGACATGTGGTAGATGAAACGGTTTATTTCTTTGCAAAGACCAAAGACCTACTTTTGCCCGAAACGACTATTTCCTATAAAATGAAGCAGACAGATGGCGAATGCGAACTGACACTTCTTTCTCCTGTTTTGGCAAAAGACGTCTTTATCGAAGTACCATTACAGGGTGCCCGTTTTAGTGACAACTTTTTCGATCTTCTGCCCGGAGAACGTAAAACGATTCTCATTACTTCTCCTCAAATAAAGAAAGGGGAGGAACTGCCTCTGACTGTGAAGCATATTCGTGAGACCTATAATTAA
- a CDS encoding glycoside hydrolase family 20 protein: MNIRNRCTKVCLFLWVLGMCFAAHPLHAQSVIPVPLKIEQGTGSFLLSEKTKLYTNIQGGEARLLESYLQALPVHLKKGKKKDTQNVLSLLITEKSEQLPSPESYTLSVTPERILIRATSGAGLFYGIQTLLQLSQPSETGYSIASVEVQDSPRFAYRGLMLDVSRHFFSKEFVKKQIDALAFYKINRLHLHLTDAAGWRIEIKKYPLLTEFAAWRTDANWKTWWNGGRKYLRFDEPGASGGYYTQDDIREIVEYARQHFITIIPEIEMPAHSEEVLAAYPQLSCAGEPYKNADFCIGNEETFTFLENVLTEVMALFPSEYIHIGGDEAGMAAWKTCPKCQKRMKDEHLSHVDELQSYLIHRIEKFLNDHGRRLLGWDEILKGGLAPNATVMSWRGEEGGITAVTSGHRAIMTPGGYCYLDSYQDAPYSQPEAIGGYLPLKKVYSYNPVSTSLSAEQAKLVYGAQVNLFTEYVPTPEHVEYMLYPRTLALAEVAWSAPERKSWPDFHARALKAVTDLQAKGYHTFDLKSEIGSRPESLQPLTHLALGKKVIYNAPYNSSYAAQGDVTLTDGIRGDWTYGDGAWQGFISKNRLDVTVDMENETTIHSVTAAFMQVVGAEVFLPASVVISVSDDGVTFTELKHQDFVVNKEEAIKFSDVSWEGTVKGRYVRYQARAGKELGGWIFTDEIIVK, translated from the coding sequence ATGAATATAAGAAATAGATGCACTAAAGTTTGTCTTTTCTTATGGGTATTGGGGATGTGCTTTGCGGCACATCCTCTTCATGCACAGTCCGTAATCCCTGTCCCTCTGAAAATAGAGCAGGGTACGGGCTCTTTTTTACTCTCAGAGAAAACAAAACTTTATACAAACATTCAAGGTGGAGAAGCTCGACTTCTGGAAAGCTATCTGCAAGCATTACCGGTTCATCTAAAGAAAGGAAAGAAAAAAGATACGCAGAACGTACTTTCTCTGTTGATAACCGAAAAGAGCGAACAGTTGCCTTCTCCCGAAAGTTATACCCTGTCCGTCACTCCGGAACGAATCCTTATCCGTGCAACATCGGGAGCGGGATTGTTCTACGGAATCCAGACACTGTTGCAATTATCTCAGCCTTCGGAAACAGGCTATTCCATTGCTTCTGTTGAAGTGCAGGATAGTCCTCGTTTCGCTTATCGCGGCTTAATGCTGGATGTATCCCGTCATTTCTTTTCTAAAGAATTTGTGAAGAAACAGATAGACGCATTGGCATTCTATAAGATCAACCGCCTGCATCTGCACCTTACAGATGCGGCAGGCTGGCGAATTGAAATCAAGAAATATCCTTTGCTTACAGAATTTGCAGCCTGGCGTACTGACGCCAATTGGAAGACGTGGTGGAACGGCGGACGTAAGTACCTCCGTTTCGACGAGCCTGGAGCTTCCGGAGGTTACTATACACAGGATGATATTCGCGAAATCGTAGAATATGCTCGTCAGCATTTCATCACGATTATTCCGGAGATTGAAATGCCTGCCCACTCGGAAGAAGTGCTGGCAGCTTATCCGCAACTCTCTTGCGCGGGTGAGCCTTACAAGAACGCGGACTTCTGTATCGGAAACGAAGAAACGTTCACCTTTTTGGAAAATGTGCTGACCGAGGTCATGGCGCTTTTCCCTTCCGAATACATTCACATAGGAGGTGACGAAGCCGGTATGGCAGCGTGGAAAACTTGCCCGAAATGCCAAAAGAGAATGAAAGACGAACATCTCTCTCACGTGGACGAACTGCAAAGTTATCTGATTCATCGTATTGAGAAGTTCCTGAACGATCATGGTCGACGTCTGCTCGGCTGGGACGAGATATTGAAAGGAGGACTGGCTCCTAACGCGACTGTAATGTCATGGCGGGGAGAAGAAGGCGGTATTACAGCTGTAACTTCCGGACACCGGGCTATCATGACGCCGGGTGGCTACTGTTATCTGGATAGTTATCAGGACGCTCCGTACTCTCAGCCGGAAGCGATTGGTGGATACTTGCCATTGAAAAAAGTCTATTCTTACAATCCGGTTTCTACTTCATTGTCGGCGGAACAAGCGAAACTTGTGTATGGTGCGCAAGTTAATCTCTTTACTGAATATGTCCCGACTCCCGAACACGTGGAATATATGCTATATCCACGTACGCTGGCATTGGCGGAAGTTGCCTGGTCGGCTCCGGAACGTAAGTCATGGCCGGACTTCCATGCACGTGCCCTGAAAGCGGTAACGGATTTGCAGGCGAAAGGCTATCACACTTTCGATTTGAAGAGTGAGATCGGAAGTCGGCCGGAATCTTTACAACCCCTTACGCATCTGGCATTGGGAAAGAAAGTGATCTATAACGCTCCTTACAACTCCTCTTATGCAGCACAAGGTGATGTGACTTTGACCGACGGTATCCGTGGCGACTGGACTTACGGTGACGGTGCATGGCAGGGATTTATCTCGAAGAACCGCCTCGATGTAACCGTTGATATGGAAAACGAGACCACTATTCATTCAGTCACAGCAGCTTTCATGCAGGTAGTGGGAGCTGAAGTATTCTTGCCTGCGTCTGTGGTTATTTCAGTTTCCGATGACGGAGTCACTTTTACGGAACTGAAGCATCAGGACTTTGTTGTTAACAAGGAAGAAGCAATCAAGTTTTCCGATGTTTCGTGGGAAGGAACCGTCAAGGGACGCTATGTACGTTATCAGGCGCGTGCCGGCAAAGAACTGGGTGGCTGGATATTTACTGATGAAATCATAGTGAAGTAA
- a CDS encoding glycoside hydrolase family 20 protein has product MKQLLKLTGCLAVAGLFASCQSAQQEADYQIIPMPQEIVTASGNPFILKSSVKILYPEGNENMQRNAKFLADYLKTATGKDFVIEAGTEGENAIVLALGTESENPESYQLKVTGDGITITAPTEAGVFYGIQSLRKSLPVAIGAEIALPAVEIKDAPRFAYRGAHFDTSRHFFTVDEVKTYIDMMALHNMNRFHWHITEDQGWRLEIKKYPKLTEIGSKRTETVIGRNSGEYDGKPYGGFYTQEEAKEIVAYAAERYITVIPEIDLPGHMQAALAAYPELGCTGGPYEVWRQWGVSEDVLCAGNDQVLKFLEDVYAELIEIFPSEYIHVGGDECPKVRWEKCPKCQARIKALGLKSDDKHSKEERLQSFVINHIEKFLNDHGRQIIGWDEILEGGLAPNATVMSWRGERGGIEAAKQKHDVIMTPNTYLYFDYYQTKDTENEPLGIGGYLPLERVYSYEPMPTSLTPEEQKYIKGVQANLWTEYIPTFSHAQYMVLPRWAALCEIQWSTPDKKNYEDFLSRLPQLIKWYDAEGYNYAKHVFNVTAEYTPNPADGTLDITLSTIDNAPIHYTLDGTEPTAASPLYEGILKIKENADFSAIAVRPTGNSRVISEKINFSKSSMKPIVANQPVNKQYMFKGESTLVDGLKGNGNYKTGRWIAFYKNDMDMTIDLQQPTEISSVAISTCVEKGDWVFDARGFSVEVSDDGKNFTKVASEEYPAMEQSDKNGIYEHKLSFTPVKTQYVKVVALSESKIPEWHGGKGNPAFLFVDEITVD; this is encoded by the coding sequence ATGAAACAACTCTTAAAATTAACGGGATGTCTGGCGGTAGCAGGGCTTTTTGCCTCTTGTCAATCGGCTCAGCAAGAAGCTGATTACCAGATTATTCCCATGCCTCAGGAAATTGTAACAGCCTCGGGAAACCCCTTCATTCTGAAGAGTAGTGTGAAGATTCTCTATCCGGAAGGTAATGAGAATATGCAACGTAACGCGAAATTTCTGGCAGACTACTTGAAAACAGCTACCGGAAAAGATTTTGTTATCGAAGCCGGAACAGAAGGAGAGAATGCAATTGTACTGGCACTTGGGACAGAATCCGAAAATCCGGAATCTTACCAATTGAAAGTTACCGGTGACGGAATTACAATCACTGCTCCTACAGAGGCCGGAGTATTTTACGGAATTCAATCATTGCGTAAGTCATTGCCTGTCGCAATAGGTGCGGAGATTGCTTTGCCTGCAGTAGAGATAAAGGATGCTCCCCGTTTCGCTTATCGTGGCGCACATTTTGATACGAGTCGTCATTTCTTTACTGTAGATGAAGTGAAGACTTATATTGATATGATGGCTTTGCATAATATGAATCGTTTCCATTGGCATATTACTGAAGACCAAGGTTGGCGTCTGGAAATCAAGAAATACCCGAAACTGACGGAAATAGGTTCTAAGAGAACGGAAACAGTTATCGGACGTAACTCCGGTGAATATGACGGCAAACCTTATGGTGGTTTCTATACGCAGGAAGAGGCTAAGGAAATAGTAGCGTATGCTGCCGAACGTTATATCACGGTTATCCCCGAGATTGACCTTCCGGGACATATGCAGGCTGCTCTTGCCGCTTATCCCGAATTAGGTTGTACTGGCGGTCCGTATGAAGTTTGGAGACAATGGGGTGTATCTGAAGATGTGCTTTGTGCCGGAAACGATCAGGTATTGAAATTCCTCGAAGACGTATATGCTGAATTGATTGAGATCTTCCCGTCAGAATATATCCATGTGGGTGGTGACGAATGCCCGAAAGTACGCTGGGAGAAATGCCCGAAATGTCAGGCACGTATCAAGGCATTGGGGTTAAAATCGGATGATAAACATAGTAAGGAAGAACGTTTGCAGAGTTTCGTAATCAATCACATTGAGAAATTCCTGAACGACCACGGACGTCAGATTATTGGTTGGGATGAAATTCTCGAAGGCGGACTGGCTCCTAATGCAACCGTTATGTCATGGCGTGGAGAAAGAGGTGGTATCGAAGCTGCCAAACAGAAACACGATGTGATTATGACACCGAATACCTATTTGTATTTCGACTATTATCAGACGAAAGATACGGAAAACGAACCTCTCGGAATTGGTGGTTATCTGCCGCTTGAAAGAGTATATAGTTACGAACCGATGCCGACTTCCCTTACTCCGGAAGAACAAAAATATATTAAGGGTGTGCAAGCTAATCTCTGGACTGAATATATTCCTACTTTCTCTCATGCGCAATATATGGTATTGCCTCGTTGGGCTGCATTGTGTGAAATCCAGTGGTCTACTCCCGACAAGAAGAACTATGAAGACTTCCTGTCTCGTTTGCCGCAACTGATTAAGTGGTATGATGCAGAAGGATACAATTATGCAAAACATGTGTTTAACGTAACAGCCGAATATACGCCGAACCCGGCAGACGGTACACTGGACATCACGTTGTCTACCATTGACAATGCCCCTATCCACTATACATTGGACGGTACGGAACCTACTGCCGCTTCTCCGCTTTATGAAGGTATCCTGAAAATCAAGGAAAATGCAGACTTCTCCGCTATCGCTGTTCGTCCTACCGGAAACAGCCGTGTGATTTCAGAGAAGATCAATTTCAGTAAGTCCAGCATGAAGCCGATTGTAGCTAATCAACCGGTCAACAAACAATATATGTTTAAAGGTGAATCTACACTAGTAGACGGACTGAAAGGAAATGGCAACTATAAGACCGGTCGTTGGATTGCATTCTATAAAAACGATATGGATATGACTATCGACCTTCAGCAACCTACCGAGATTTCGAGCGTTGCTATTTCTACTTGCGTAGAGAAGGGAGACTGGGTGTTTGATGCAAGAGGATTTTCCGTAGAAGTATCAGACGACGGTAAGAACTTTACCAAAGTAGCTTCCGAAGAATACCCTGCTATGGAACAAAGTGATAAGAATGGTATCTACGAACATAAATTGTCATTCACTCCGGTGAAAACTCAGTATGTAAAGGTGGTTGCCTTGTCTGAAAGTAAAATACCGGAATGGCATGGAGGCAAAGGAAATCCTGCTTTCTTGTTTGTAGATGAAATCACAGTAGATTAA